A genome region from Alkalimarinus coralli includes the following:
- a CDS encoding precorrin-8X methylmutase, protein MSKTELYHYEKDPHAIEVESFRQIRALTDLSALSADEAQVAMRLIHTCGDPSLIEDIYLSEHAVSAGIAAGLEAASSQTTVLCDVEMVKHGLTRRFQTGPVHCFLNDERVPELAKSNGETRSMAALSLWQPHLKDSVVIIGNAPTALFRLLEMIAAGADKPALIIGMPVGFVGAAESKEALIEASSSMGLNVMSLRGKRGGSALSASAWNACLRLSRGICF, encoded by the coding sequence ATGTCAAAAACTGAACTCTATCATTACGAAAAAGACCCGCACGCTATTGAAGTGGAGTCATTCCGGCAGATTCGGGCACTCACAGACCTCAGTGCCCTTTCTGCTGACGAAGCTCAGGTCGCCATGCGCCTTATACATACCTGCGGCGACCCATCCCTCATTGAAGATATCTATCTTTCTGAGCACGCGGTCTCTGCTGGAATAGCAGCCGGATTAGAGGCAGCATCGAGTCAAACCACGGTTCTTTGCGACGTTGAGATGGTCAAACACGGCTTAACCCGCCGTTTTCAAACGGGCCCGGTACACTGTTTTTTAAACGATGAACGTGTACCTGAGTTGGCCAAATCCAACGGCGAAACACGGTCCATGGCAGCCCTCTCACTATGGCAGCCGCATTTAAAAGACAGTGTGGTTATTATTGGCAACGCCCCAACCGCACTATTCCGGTTGTTAGAAATGATCGCAGCGGGGGCAGATAAACCGGCGCTGATTATAGGGATGCCGGTCGGCTTTGTCGGAGCGGCGGAATCCAAAGAAGCGCTCATTGAAGCGTCGAGCAGCATGGGCCTGAATGTGATGTCACTGAGAGGCAAACGAGGTGGCAGTGCATTGTCTGCCAGCGCCTGGAATGCCTGCTTAAGACTGTCACGAGGCATTTGTTTCTAA
- a CDS encoding precorrin-6A/cobalt-precorrin-6A reductase: MNILLLGGTRDAINIANSLLAGNQSGDQTIKLIYSIAGIVRKPLLDCTVHTGGFSQFSSTAPLTIDDKTSTQQLDNRSQLGMKRFLQQHHIEKVIDATHPYAITISNNASIVCEQLNIPLLHYVRPPWQATPKDHWITVSSWSEAKKAMHLFKRPFVTIGRLAINDAHLIPDHQFWLIRSAVESNQTQQRYRLVKAIGPFTEQDEIELLKTNHIDVVVCKNSGGRAVDGKLNAAQKLKLPVIMLNRPETGSDYSTTYNNEHDLIKAIR, from the coding sequence ATGAACATATTGCTGTTAGGGGGCACTCGGGATGCCATTAATATTGCCAATTCACTGCTCGCAGGTAACCAATCGGGCGATCAGACCATCAAGCTTATTTACAGTATTGCAGGGATCGTCAGAAAGCCTCTGCTTGACTGCACGGTTCACACGGGCGGGTTTAGCCAATTCTCTAGCACCGCACCGCTGACAATTGACGATAAAACCTCGACACAGCAGTTGGACAACCGAAGCCAGCTGGGAATGAAACGGTTTTTACAACAGCACCACATTGAAAAAGTGATTGACGCCACTCACCCCTACGCCATCACAATCAGCAACAACGCCTCTATTGTTTGCGAGCAGCTCAACATTCCGTTGCTGCACTATGTTCGCCCGCCTTGGCAAGCCACACCAAAAGACCACTGGATTACGGTGAGTAGCTGGAGTGAAGCGAAAAAAGCAATGCACCTATTTAAGCGCCCTTTTGTTACAATTGGCCGCTTAGCGATTAATGATGCCCACTTAATTCCAGACCATCAGTTTTGGCTAATTCGGTCTGCCGTTGAGAGCAACCAAACGCAACAACGGTATCGCCTGGTCAAGGCTATTGGCCCGTTCACGGAACAGGATGAAATTGAGCTGCTGAAAACCAACCATATCGATGTCGTGGTTTGTAAAAACAGCGGCGGCCGAGCCGTTGATGGAAAACTAAACGCTGCACAGAAATTAAAACTTCCCGTTATCATGCTAAACAGACCTGAAACGGGTAGCGACTATAGTACAACTTACAACAACGAACATGACCTCATCAAAGCCATTCGTTGA
- the cobI gene encoding precorrin-2 C(20)-methyltransferase, with the protein MSPTNRKEPQTSGIFYGLGVGPGDPELITLKAARLISQCDVICYLCNDANSDKPGHSQSKDIAQALINERATKAVEIAIPMPYKRDRTAANSAYDQAAEKIRIALQQGQTVVFLCEGDPLFFGSYSYLQERLCDEFTCISVPGISSPNAASAVAGIPLTMQKENYAVLSGRLSDEKILSHLNEFDSLVLMKVGQSRPRLVNLIKTSGRLHETVYVEYATREQQKVIYDISTLSAEAGPYFSLFIVTRQQREQ; encoded by the coding sequence TTGAGCCCAACAAACAGAAAAGAGCCTCAAACATCGGGCATATTTTATGGCTTAGGTGTAGGGCCAGGCGACCCTGAACTTATAACCCTGAAAGCCGCAAGGTTAATCAGCCAGTGTGATGTCATTTGTTACCTCTGCAATGATGCAAATAGCGACAAACCAGGCCACTCCCAATCAAAAGACATTGCTCAGGCGCTGATTAACGAGAGAGCAACCAAAGCCGTTGAAATTGCTATCCCGATGCCTTACAAGCGAGACCGAACCGCAGCCAATAGTGCTTACGATCAAGCGGCAGAAAAGATTCGAATAGCCCTTCAACAGGGCCAGACGGTGGTGTTTCTCTGCGAGGGCGACCCGCTGTTTTTTGGCTCTTACAGCTATCTGCAAGAGCGACTATGTGATGAGTTCACTTGTATATCGGTACCTGGCATCAGCTCACCCAATGCAGCCAGCGCTGTAGCCGGCATTCCGCTTACCATGCAGAAAGAGAACTATGCGGTACTTTCAGGACGTCTGAGTGATGAAAAAATACTCAGCCATCTAAATGAGTTTGATAGCCTGGTACTGATGAAAGTCGGGCAATCCAGGCCGCGACTAGTCAACCTGATCAAGACGAGCGGACGCCTCCATGAAACCGTCTATGTAGAGTACGCGACCCGCGAGCAGCAGAAAGTAATCTATGATATATCGACACTAAGCGCAGAAGCAGGGCCTTACTTTTCGTTGTTTATAGTTACCCGACAGCAAAGGGAACAATAG
- the cobW gene encoding cobalamin biosynthesis protein CobW codes for MQLNKIPATVVTGFLGSGKTTLLSNILKQANGKRIAVIVNEFGELDIDADLLRSCPLECEEENTPEQPTNGENGVYELANGCICCTVEEEFLPVMKELVARRDDIDHILIETSGLALPKPLVQAFNWPEIKAHCTVDSVITVIDGPAVADGRFAHNPQQVEQQRKADESLDHDPSLQELLEDQLSSADLIVVSKNDLLDQATRESVDKTVRGRVPEEVKIIHVSDGDIASELIMGLEAATEERIGGIHTHHDHHHDHGHHHKHAHDDFDSVSLQLGSVDSDKLIDIIKELIAEHTIFRAKGFASVTDKPMRQVIQGVGQRIESYFDRLWQQDEERSSRIVLIGKGLDEALLLAALKKAEV; via the coding sequence ATGCAACTAAACAAAATACCTGCCACTGTTGTTACCGGCTTCTTAGGGAGCGGCAAAACCACGTTACTTTCTAATATTTTGAAGCAAGCTAATGGCAAACGTATTGCCGTCATCGTTAACGAGTTTGGCGAGCTGGATATCGATGCGGATCTGCTTAGAAGCTGCCCATTAGAATGTGAAGAAGAAAACACACCAGAACAACCAACCAATGGCGAAAACGGTGTTTATGAACTCGCCAATGGCTGTATCTGCTGCACCGTTGAAGAAGAGTTTCTACCGGTTATGAAAGAACTGGTCGCACGCCGTGATGATATCGACCACATATTGATTGAAACCTCTGGACTGGCGCTACCAAAGCCATTAGTACAGGCGTTTAACTGGCCAGAAATCAAAGCACACTGCACCGTTGATTCTGTTATTACCGTCATAGACGGCCCAGCCGTTGCCGATGGCCGCTTTGCTCACAACCCTCAACAGGTTGAGCAACAACGTAAAGCTGATGAAAGCCTTGATCATGACCCAAGCTTGCAAGAGCTGCTGGAAGACCAGCTTAGCTCAGCCGACCTGATTGTCGTCAGTAAAAATGACTTGCTAGATCAAGCAACTAGAGAGTCAGTCGACAAAACGGTGCGCGGCCGTGTTCCTGAAGAAGTAAAAATCATTCACGTGAGCGATGGTGACATTGCATCCGAGTTGATTATGGGCTTAGAAGCCGCCACAGAAGAGCGTATCGGTGGTATTCATACTCATCATGACCACCACCATGACCACGGTCACCACCATAAGCATGCCCATGACGACTTTGACTCTGTCTCGTTACAATTAGGCAGCGTTGATAGTGACAAGCTAATCGATATCATCAAAGAGCTCATCGCAGAGCACACCATCTTTAGGGCGAAAGGCTTTGCCTCGGTGACAGATAAACCGATGCGCCAGGTCATACAAGGCGTAGGCCAACGGATTGAAAGCTACTTTGACCGCTTATGGCAGCAGGACGAAGAGCGCTCCAGCCGAATCGTATTGATTGGTAAGGGGCTGGATGAGGCGTTATTGCTCGCCGCGCTAAAGAAGGCTGAGGTTTAA
- a CDS encoding cobalamin biosynthesis protein produces the protein MNNTSSSTVISLTDKGQQLATRLVALGVATHHQHKPKPFADQVQTLFSSGERLILICATGIAIRTLAPVLADKYKDPAVLVLDEHGQFVIPLLSGHEGGANDWGRQVAQVIDAQLVITSAQTYLKPRYIAGMGCERHCPMPVLRQLLEETLLLSNLTVDDLSAIASIDVKQDEVGLIELAAKLNIPFHTYSAERLRTVENQLTQKSDIVYREVGCYGVAEAAALIDASSLFNNQQTTPELLIPKHKNRQATCAVARIYES, from the coding sequence ATGAATAACACATCCTCTAGCACCGTCATAAGCCTCACGGACAAAGGCCAGCAATTAGCGACTCGTTTAGTCGCGCTGGGGGTCGCCACCCATCACCAACATAAACCCAAACCATTTGCTGATCAGGTACAAACACTGTTTTCGAGCGGTGAACGACTTATTTTGATCTGCGCCACAGGTATTGCCATACGAACCCTTGCCCCCGTGCTGGCAGATAAATACAAAGACCCTGCCGTATTAGTGCTCGACGAACATGGGCAGTTTGTCATTCCGCTTTTGTCTGGGCACGAAGGGGGAGCCAACGATTGGGGTCGGCAGGTTGCACAGGTAATTGATGCTCAACTGGTGATTACCAGTGCACAAACCTATCTAAAGCCAAGATATATTGCAGGAATGGGGTGTGAAAGGCACTGCCCAATGCCTGTGCTAAGACAGTTGCTTGAAGAGACGTTGCTGCTATCGAACCTCACCGTTGATGATCTAAGCGCTATAGCCAGTATTGACGTAAAACAGGATGAAGTCGGGCTTATCGAGCTAGCGGCAAAGCTCAACATCCCTTTTCACACCTATAGTGCTGAAAGGCTTAGGACAGTTGAAAACCAGCTTACGCAAAAGTCCGATATTGTTTATAGAGAAGTAGGCTGCTACGGCGTTGCAGAAGCTGCTGCGCTGATTGATGCCAGCAGCCTATTCAATAATCAACAGACAACGCCTGAACTACTAATACCGAAACATAAAAACAGACAGGCGACCTGTGCGGTTGCCCGAATATACGAAAGCTGA
- the cbiE gene encoding precorrin-6y C5,15-methyltransferase (decarboxylating) subunit CbiE, protein MKSTIPSQAPLASNMSSTSQPKWIGCPINIIGLGVGAGTGPALGESAQAALHNADWVVGAEHQLEKVSGYQTKGEKIPYPSPFSGLAEWLFKHQQQRIVLLASGDPLYYGLGDWLGRTVGREQLVFHANISSIQAAFHQLGLPWQSSETITLHGRPLASLRARVQPGKLYAVLTDQHSHPAAIAHELIDCQFEQSLLWVCEDLGGKAQQIRSFHVDDPKLTSETFHPLHVTIIQCQGSGGLLPTFPGIEDALFETGKAPGKGLITKKEVRLAILSQLAPKAGDIGWDIGAGCGSVAIEWARWNPNGTVFAVENNAERLSYCSANQTTFGVVNNLHIIDGTAPDACDSLPDPDAVFIGGSGGQLEQILNTALSRLKPAGKVVASAVTETTKATLIQFAEQTPASVSVEWSQIALSRGDSIAGQLVMRPQLPVTLLTLTKGVES, encoded by the coding sequence ATGAAATCGACAATACCTTCTCAAGCGCCGTTAGCTTCCAACATGAGCTCAACCTCTCAACCAAAATGGATCGGATGCCCAATAAATATTATTGGGCTGGGCGTTGGAGCAGGAACCGGCCCAGCACTTGGCGAGTCTGCACAGGCGGCATTGCACAATGCCGATTGGGTGGTCGGCGCAGAGCATCAACTGGAGAAGGTTTCCGGCTATCAAACTAAAGGGGAAAAAATCCCCTACCCTTCGCCCTTCTCCGGCTTAGCTGAGTGGCTGTTTAAGCATCAGCAGCAACGTATCGTCCTGTTGGCGTCTGGCGATCCTCTGTACTACGGGTTGGGTGATTGGTTAGGGAGAACGGTGGGGCGGGAGCAGCTGGTCTTTCATGCCAATATTTCAAGTATTCAAGCAGCTTTTCATCAATTGGGACTGCCATGGCAAAGTTCTGAAACAATCACCCTGCATGGTCGGCCTCTCGCCAGTCTTCGTGCGCGTGTTCAACCAGGCAAACTATACGCGGTACTCACCGATCAACACAGCCACCCTGCCGCCATCGCCCATGAGTTAATCGATTGTCAGTTTGAACAGTCACTGCTCTGGGTCTGCGAAGACTTGGGAGGCAAAGCGCAACAAATTAGATCATTTCATGTTGATGACCCCAAGCTGACCTCAGAAACCTTTCACCCGTTGCACGTAACCATTATTCAGTGCCAAGGCTCCGGGGGGCTTCTGCCTACCTTCCCCGGTATTGAAGACGCACTATTTGAAACAGGCAAAGCCCCCGGAAAAGGGCTCATCACTAAAAAAGAAGTTCGTTTGGCAATACTCTCGCAACTGGCACCCAAGGCAGGGGATATTGGCTGGGATATTGGTGCTGGCTGCGGCAGTGTGGCCATTGAGTGGGCACGCTGGAACCCAAATGGAACCGTTTTCGCTGTCGAAAACAATGCGGAACGACTCAGCTACTGCAGCGCCAACCAAACAACGTTCGGTGTGGTTAATAACCTCCATATTATCGATGGCACAGCACCTGATGCCTGTGACTCTTTGCCAGACCCGGATGCCGTATTTATTGGCGGCAGTGGTGGCCAGCTTGAACAGATTCTCAACACCGCGTTGAGTCGGCTTAAACCCGCAGGCAAAGTGGTCGCATCCGCAGTAACCGAAACCACTAAGGCAACGCTTATTCAGTTTGCGGAACAAACACCCGCGTCTGTCTCGGTCGAGTGGTCACAAATAGCATTATCTCGCGGCGACTCTATCGCAGGCCAGCTAGTGATGCGGCCTCAACTGCCCGTGACGCTTCTTACGCTGACCAAAGGGGTTGAGAGTTGA
- the cobM gene encoding precorrin-4 C(11)-methyltransferase: MSVFFVGAGPGDPELITVKALRIIQQSPVILYAGSLVPEEVLADAREGALVIDTAPLNLEEIIELIKQAHEKGQNVARVHSGDPSIYGATGEQMRRLDQLGIPYETVPGVTATSASAAWLNKELTLSGITQTVIMTRYAGKTPMPERENLKSLAQHGATLAIHLGVTRIHKIVEDLIPFYGEDCPVAVCYRTSWPDADKITATLGTIVDKVREKKFTRTSLILVGHVLDPENFDDSFLYSEDQAHVYRPKVKPAEPRKVKRPEVE, translated from the coding sequence ATGAGTGTATTTTTTGTCGGTGCCGGGCCTGGCGACCCGGAGCTTATTACCGTTAAGGCGCTAAGAATCATTCAGCAAAGCCCTGTCATTCTCTACGCAGGCTCGCTGGTTCCAGAAGAGGTTTTGGCTGACGCCCGAGAGGGTGCATTAGTTATCGATACTGCCCCCCTTAACCTGGAAGAAATTATCGAACTGATAAAACAGGCTCACGAGAAAGGGCAAAACGTTGCCAGGGTTCACTCCGGTGACCCATCAATATACGGCGCCACCGGTGAGCAGATGCGTCGCCTGGACCAACTCGGCATTCCTTATGAAACGGTGCCCGGTGTCACTGCCACCAGTGCCTCAGCGGCTTGGTTAAACAAGGAGCTGACGCTTTCCGGCATTACCCAGACCGTCATCATGACTCGCTATGCCGGTAAAACCCCCATGCCGGAACGTGAGAACCTAAAGTCACTGGCACAGCATGGTGCAACTCTGGCGATTCATTTAGGGGTCACCCGCATCCATAAAATCGTCGAAGACTTGATTCCATTTTATGGCGAAGACTGCCCGGTCGCAGTATGCTATCGCACCAGCTGGCCTGATGCAGACAAGATTACCGCCACCCTCGGCACCATTGTCGATAAAGTACGGGAAAAGAAATTTACCCGCACCTCGCTAATTCTGGTGGGTCATGTGCTCGACCCTGAAAACTTTGATGATTCGTTCTTATATAGCGAAGATCAGGCTCATGTTTATCGACCAAAAGTTAAACCAGCAGAGCCCAGAAAGGTAAAGCGACCCGAAGTCGAATAA
- a CDS encoding sirohydrochlorin chelatase codes for MTDNQKPALLVVGHGSRDVEAVEEFHQLAEHFQEKYPDRLCATGFLEFARPVIADGIDKLVEQGATKITAIPGMLMAAGHAKNDIPSELNTLQAEIEGIDITYGTHLGVHANMVRASAARIEEAEAQMVEKFGDEYNRKDTLLVVVGRGASDSDANSNICKITRMLEEGMGFGWAITCFSGVTSPLVDEALERAHGLGFKKVIVFPYFLFTGRLVKKIYQWADDYQAKYPDVTVVNAPYLNDHPLVLETFMDKMEEAENGTGNMNCQMCQYRVQILGSEHKVGTPQEGHHHHVRGSGTDADHDHHSHHHGHSHDHHHGHHHSHDHK; via the coding sequence ATGACCGACAATCAAAAGCCAGCACTACTCGTAGTAGGACACGGATCCAGGGATGTTGAAGCCGTTGAAGAGTTTCATCAACTGGCAGAGCACTTTCAGGAAAAGTACCCCGATAGACTCTGTGCGACCGGCTTTCTGGAGTTTGCCCGCCCGGTCATTGCTGACGGGATTGATAAACTGGTAGAGCAAGGGGCCACCAAAATCACGGCAATCCCTGGCATGTTGATGGCCGCAGGCCACGCCAAGAATGATATTCCGAGCGAGCTGAATACCTTGCAGGCAGAAATAGAAGGTATCGATATCACCTATGGAACGCATCTGGGCGTACACGCCAATATGGTGCGTGCGTCCGCCGCAAGAATTGAAGAAGCGGAAGCCCAAATGGTTGAGAAGTTTGGCGACGAATACAACCGCAAGGACACCTTGCTGGTGGTGGTAGGGCGTGGTGCGTCTGATAGTGATGCCAATTCAAATATCTGCAAAATTACCAGAATGCTTGAAGAAGGTATGGGCTTTGGCTGGGCGATCACCTGTTTCAGTGGCGTAACCTCACCACTGGTTGATGAAGCGCTTGAGCGGGCGCACGGTTTGGGTTTCAAAAAGGTCATCGTTTTCCCATACTTTCTATTCACCGGCCGCCTGGTGAAAAAAATCTACCAGTGGGCAGACGACTACCAGGCAAAATACCCTGACGTGACCGTGGTTAACGCACCTTACCTGAACGATCATCCATTAGTGCTTGAAACCTTCATGGATAAAATGGAAGAAGCCGAAAACGGCACAGGTAATATGAATTGCCAGATGTGCCAATATCGTGTGCAGATTCTGGGGAGTGAACATAAAGTCGGCACTCCTCAAGAGGGTCACCATCATCACGTTCGGGGCTCTGGTACCGATGCAGATCATGATCATCATAGTCATCACCACGGACACAGTCACGATCACCATCACGGCCATCACCATAGCCACGATCATAAATGA
- the cobJ gene encoding precorrin-3B C(17)-methyltransferase yields MSKLYVIGTGPGGLEYLPPIARDAIEDSQQLVAYGLYLDLLGDLIAGKVRHDRPLGEEIERARLALQLAAKGENTALISSGDIGIFAMATLVFELLDKEPEAGWEHIEIEVVPGISAMQAAASKIGAPLGHDFCAISLSDLLTPWETIETRLNAAGQGDFVISFYNPVSIKRDWQLAKAKEILLQYRPATTPVIIGRNLTRQDEKVTVTTLAELDPTQVDMLTLVMVGNSDSRHVAVTNGETKRDWVYTPRGYSKKLAFHNKSTEAVSS; encoded by the coding sequence ATGAGTAAATTGTACGTGATCGGAACCGGCCCTGGCGGGTTGGAGTATTTACCACCTATCGCAAGAGACGCCATCGAAGACAGTCAACAGCTAGTGGCTTATGGCCTTTATCTTGACCTGTTAGGAGACCTCATTGCCGGCAAAGTTCGCCACGACCGTCCACTGGGTGAAGAGATAGAACGGGCTCGCCTGGCACTACAACTGGCCGCTAAGGGCGAAAATACAGCACTCATCTCCAGTGGGGATATTGGCATATTTGCCATGGCAACACTGGTATTCGAGCTATTGGATAAAGAACCTGAAGCCGGTTGGGAGCATATTGAGATTGAAGTAGTGCCTGGAATATCTGCCATGCAAGCAGCGGCCAGTAAAATTGGCGCACCACTCGGTCATGACTTTTGCGCGATATCGCTATCCGACCTGCTAACCCCGTGGGAAACCATAGAAACCCGCTTAAACGCGGCCGGGCAAGGTGATTTTGTTATCTCATTTTATAACCCTGTTTCAATTAAACGAGATTGGCAGTTAGCCAAAGCAAAAGAGATTTTGTTGCAGTATCGACCTGCAACAACTCCAGTGATTATTGGTCGTAACCTCACCCGTCAAGATGAAAAAGTGACGGTTACCACGTTAGCCGAACTCGACCCAACGCAGGTCGATATGCTGACACTGGTGATGGTTGGTAATAGCGACAGCCGACATGTTGCTGTCACAAATGGTGAAACCAAACGTGACTGGGTTTACACACCTAGAGGCTATTCAAAAAAACTCGCCTTCCACAATAAGTCTACAGAGGCCGTTAGCTCATGA